The DNA segment ATAATCGAGGTGGGAGCGGCGGGCGCGTGAATACGCGTCGAGCGCGATCGGCACGGAGGCGTGGCCCGCGAGCGCCTCGGCGAGGACCATCGCGTCCCAGAGCGCGAGGTTCGCCCCCTGGCCGAGCTGCGGGCTCATCGCGTGCGCCGCGTCGCCGAGGTACACGACGCGCTCGTCGTTCCACGGATACATCGAGACGTCGTGATATCGCGCGAAGAGCACCTGCTCGGCCGATTCGATCTGATCGAGCACCGGCTCGGCGGACGGCGCGATCGCGCGCACCTCGCGCTTCCACGCGTCGAGCCCCGCTTCGCGCCAGGCGTCGAGCCCGGCGGCGGGCAGGCTGTAAAAGAGGCTGACCTTGTCCGCAGCCGGCCCGTCGCCCGGACCGAGCCCCGTCGGCAAGAGGCCCACCATGCGCTGCGTGCCGCGCACGACCTGCGCGAGCTCGCCTCGAAAGGCCCCCGCGGGATCTTCTCCGACAAACCACAACGCGCCCCATGGATAGGGGCGAATGCTCTTCCGGATCGAGGTATCGTCCCGGAGCTGCGAGCGCGCGCCGTCGGCGACGATACACGCGGCGTGGGGCCCGAGGCGCTCGCCCTCGGGCGTGAGGAAATACAACCCTCGTCCATTGCCTGCGTTTTCGAGGTTCTCGACCGTCACGCCGAGGCGCAAGCGCACGTCGGCCGCCTTCACGGCGCGAAAGAGGTGCTCGAAGAGCACGCCGCGGTGCAGGCCGTACCCGACGTGATCGCCGGGGATGTCACCATAACGAAGGTCGAAGAGCTCCCGTCCGCCCGCCGTGTGGCACGTCATGCGGGTGATGGGCGCGCAGCGGGCGAGCACGGCCTCGCGCAGGCCGAGCAGCGACAAAACCGCCTGCCCCGTGGGCTGGAGCATGACGCCCGCGCCGACGGGGCCCGGATCGGCGACGCGCTCGTAGACCGTGACCCGATGCCCCGCCCGCGAGAGGAAGAGGGCCGCGGCGCTCCCCGCGGTGCCGCAGCCGATGATGCCGATGTCGATGCTCTTCATGCGCCCGCGCAACGCGGAAGAGGAGGCCATGCCGCGGCGCCTGTCAAGCGTGTTCTTTTCCGCGATCGAGGACGTACGTGGCGACGCGCGGCGCGCTCGAATTGGTTCCCATCGTGGAGAACCTGATCTACCCTCGTCCCGGCAAGCGATGACGAAGCTCCTCCCCCACCTGCTCCTCGTCACGGCCCTCGGCCTTTGCGCGGCCGGCTGCGCCGCCGAAAAACCCAC comes from the Polyangium spumosum genome and includes:
- a CDS encoding FAD-dependent oxidoreductase, producing the protein MASSSALRGRMKSIDIGIIGCGTAGSAAALFLSRAGHRVTVYERVADPGPVGAGVMLQPTGQAVLSLLGLREAVLARCAPITRMTCHTAGGRELFDLRYGDIPGDHVGYGLHRGVLFEHLFRAVKAADVRLRLGVTVENLENAGNGRGLYFLTPEGERLGPHAACIVADGARSQLRDDTSIRKSIRPYPWGALWFVGEDPAGAFRGELAQVVRGTQRMVGLLPTGLGPGDGPAADKVSLFYSLPAAGLDAWREAGLDAWKREVRAIAPSAEPVLDQIESAEQVLFARYHDVSMYPWNDERVVYLGDAAHAMSPQLGQGANLALWDAMVLAEALAGHASVPIALDAYSRARRSHLDYYQFATRWLTPFFQSDLTPLGWLRDLGFPIAAALPPLRRLMVRSMCGIAQGIGIDAPMVLPAPDPPPRLGPAA